tttatttaatttgttaatgttTTAGAGTGATCATTTTGcggtacaaatatatataaaacatatttataatttgGATCAGGTTAAAATAGATTTAGATTCTCTTAAGTGAGACGAAGAAATAGATAtgttgtacgctcaaaatgaataatgagtaattaagaaattgattatcaaagtatATATCATGAAGTTAAAAAGAAATGGAGTTGAAAAGGCTGGTAAGAAGCTTTTATCCTCATTAGAATTGTATTTGGGGCTCTTTCATCTATTAGACTAGTAGTTTAATTGGATGGTTGGGAAAGAGTTATGCTTACCTTGATAGTCCCAGATATTGTAGAATTGTACTTCGAACTAAAAGGTTTTCGACTTAATAAACTATTGTTTTGGACTAACGAGAAAGGGCTAGGTTACTCGGTGTTAGAAATTGTGAGTGACTTTTTCCCACTTATTAGATAGTCTTTTGGACCAGTGAGAAAGAACTAGACTGTCGGATGTCAAAGATTATGGAGTAATACTTATACTTAaagatttttcatttattaatgGACTGAACTAGCTTTTTGTAATGTGTTTTTTATTAAACAATAGTAATGTGTAACACCCGGCATGTAATAAAATGAGTAGAGTTATTGTAGCTCATAAATCTCTTTGCAACCCTACCACACACTTTGTTGCACTGTTGAGGGCATTACAACAAGTACATGTTGGTGGCAGCCTTCACTTATTATGCATGTAGTGTAGCATATATGTGAATACATATTGGCTGGAGGGCTAAAAAAATCTCACCATATATTGCTACCTAGCTGCTGTTGATGATTCCCAATTTGATGGGCTTTGCCCTTTCTTGTTGTCATCATTTTAGCCTGGTTTCTGCTATCACCACATGCTATACTAGCTCATATCCTCTAACTGGCCTATACCAGACAGTAATCATTACAAATAACCTGGCCTGTGTAATGCCAAACTTTATGGATCTGCAATCCTTGTTTCAGGTAGGCACTAACTTAGATGTGTAGTGCCCAATTTGGTGAGTTCTTGgagtgtttgttttttttttttttgaaaacatcttgGAGTGTTAAAGACTGAATACTTACCATTACGCCAAAAACTATAATTTGTAATAGAGACgatacaactttattttcttataccacCACATTTTTTAGAGGCAGGGTGCTGAATTTAGCCTTTTACATGCTTTCGCACAACAATTCTTTAACCACCAATTACTGGATTTGTCCTTTGAATTTATCGGTTTCTGCTCAACAtggagattatatatatatatatatatatatatatatatatatatatatgtatgtatgtgtgtatatatgtatgtatatatatacacacacacacagaattCACCCTGGCCTGCAGATAGATGTTTTAAAATTACCTTTCTGCAGATcttgttttgcaaaaaatggatattatatattcaattaatcAATTCCAAATATAGTGCATCActgcaatcattataccatgcaTCTCTGTTAGGCCATGAGTGTCTGCAGTGTGTTTTAATGATAAAGTTAGAAGTTTCCTCATTGTGCCATCATTTGTTTAAGACAGAAGTTTCCTCATCCATCAACTGATCAacatgtcatatttatatgatgaaattaattaaaacaggTGGGAATTAATTAATCCAAGTTAAAGAACAAGAATAAGGTGATACCGAAAAGGCACAAGAACACTTTATAAATTGGTTATTTAGTACTCTCTTTGTCTTATCCTACATGTTTTGTTTAccattcattggtcaaacaattttttttttctttctttgcttttttctctttagtatttttgtaattatttttaaatttgattttttttgtttaatagtacttttaatgtaatttctaaatatataaataaataaataaataaatataaatataaatatatatatatatgctaataccaaatttaatattatgaaaattgaattgaaaataagTTCAGTCAAGCGTCGTTaagtacaagaatcaagtgttTGTAAGAATGAAATTGGCAACTCCAATCGAGTTGGTTGAGTAATTGGTTTCCTAATTAACCACATGGTTCTACGCACAAGTTTTTGTTGGAACTATCTATTGACTTTCTCGCTTTGAACTGGTCAGCTATAAGTAACCTAACTTGGTTTACTTCTGGCTAGATAGAGTCATACAACGGATTTCACCCAGAGCACACATTCGAACAGCAGTAGCATACTTTCCTGTAAATCAAAATGTTTGACAATGCAAACagataatattatttttgttgtgaaCAATCACAACACTATACTATAAAATATTCCTACTTCACCATATAAAACTCCTAGTGTTGATCAAAAGTAAGAAGTAGTGGGGGAGCATCGGTTTGTTGATAGTAAAATATAGGGAGAGATTTGTTTGTTGGTTCAGTATGCTTATTATTAGTACTCATCATTTCATGGAAGATAGAAAGCACTACCAAGCTTGATGTGGCTATGTTGTTGTGTATGTATGGTAGGACCGTCCCCAAATTTCTTACATTTATAATAATGCACgtgaattaaattaattagacaaataaataaaaaagcaaataaaaattaaaaatcgcCTTAGCTTGAAGTTGAAGACTAAATAACTTATAAATAATTGGATAAGATCGATTTGACTCTTACTAGTGCTCTTAGTCCAAATTATACcgatgaaaattaatttttttggccattataatataattctacGTTGTTTAGTTAAGTATTATACGTGCATATACCTTTAAGATCTGCATGTTTTAAATATGGATGCACATTTGCTATTGGACTTGGATTATGGTCGAGCTAAATCAATCTGTAATATGAATTAAGTCAAATCAACATTTCTTGTCCATAGTCCGAACAATAAGCGAGTTGGGTTGACCTAATCTAAACATGTCTGTTTGACACCTCTAATATATCAACATCTATATGTACTTCAATGGCGTGTGTGTTATGTggatacaataatatacatgcATGGAAGATTTAGATATGAGTgcatagtgttttttttttcctttttctttttttgggctGCATAATGCACTGATATTTACAtccttcaaaataaaattaatctcGATTAGATCCTATTTATGATAGCTCATCCAAAGACGTTGATGTATGTGTCAATGCATGCATGGATGCCATTGTACTGCATATAAATAGTGGAAacatgggcaaattattgcatggaccattgtccacacagttgtgtggaccaaaaataaaaagtacattatttttgtactgtaagtacattatttgatagtatatatcaaataatgtaccttcaatacaaaaataatgtatcctaaaattatgtacctacaatacaaaaataatgtaccttcagtacaaaaataatatcctttttatttttggtccacacagcatagtccatgcaataatgatggGAAACATGCATGCTTTGCCAATATTGGGCATTTGGGCTATTGGCAAAATGTTGGATGTTAGGCTACTAACTTTAATGGGTTTGGGCTCAACCAGTACTTAATATAATGGGTTTCCGGCCTAAATCACCAAATGACGGTCCATTTcttttgaaattataattttgtaacTTTGAGCACATTAGATTCCCAATTACAATCTTTATACCATCGACCAGGGTTCACACTGCACTGTAGACTTTGgttcatgtgtatgtgttttgtgttatgttTTTTTGTATCTTGcattatgaaattctgtacctggaacaaattagtaattatgtttTACGTTGTGaatttatgtgttttgtgttgtgaaatttgtgCATATggacacaaattatgtacctaaatcagatttgaaaaataagtatatatataacatgtgtatgtgtcttgtgttatgattttttgtgtattgtgttatgaaattctgtaccttacaGAGTATGAATATTGTACATCGTCGTTTCAATCCAAAGTCCATAATGCTatatgtcttgtgttgtaattttttgagttttgtgttatgaaattctgtatcttacgagtatgaattttgtacatcGTCATTTTAATCTAAGGTTTATAATGCTCTGTGGAACCTgttcatgatataaattgccttccAATTAAGCTATGACTCATACAATCAACATTTGGCATGGATAAAGTTTATCCACAAAAGGcaaattttcattattctttTGTCCCCAAAGGTAGAATCCCCAATTAGGGTGCGCGCCTCTCATGCCCTAATCTAATAGAACATGCATGTgatatgaagtaaatcatgACAATTCAGTGACTCAGCAGATAAAGTAAAATGTCGATACACACAAAGAATTTGTCCACTTTAGATGATATATAGACAAATAAATTATAGTGAGTTGCTCACTTAGGGCCATTTAAATTGAAAGATCAATGCATATATAGTGCTTACAAAAACTCACCACATTAAGTATAATTCTCACGGTCTCACATGAcgacttttaaattttgattctCTGTCTTTATCTATAATATATCACTTAAAACTTACTGAGCTACCTATATACACCATAGACATAAAGTTTGTAAAAAAACAGTGTATAAACAATTGAACATTATAGATGGTCCCACAAATAAAGTGTTCTTCCAAGATCTTTTTGTACTACATGTACTACGTTGGATTTTTTGTAACCTGATTGTGTACTACAacatgcaaaaataaaataaaagagcaAGAAAACATAAAAGCTTTCGGAAGTCATAATCATTAGTAATCAATCATACATTAATTACATgttttaaaagaatttttatcaattaattataaagaaaaacactgcttaatatttttgttaacaTATTTCACCGACGGCGCCGGTCGAGAAGAGTAACCGACGATCTCCCATCTCCGGCGGCTCGACGGCCTCGGGAGGTTCTCCGGCACGATCGTCTCCAGCGAATTCGCCTGCCACGGCGGACATGATCTCTTATCGCTCCACCTAATTTGAACGTTTTTTATTGGTTTTCCGGCTAATTGTGGCGTTTCTCCGGCGGCGAAGGCAATTTCTTGGTCACCTACTACTATTGCGCCGCCGAGTATAACACATGCCATCCCTATTACCAATTGATTCTGCCATGGCCTGCCTTTCTGTTCCCTGAGAAACACAATAACCAAATGCAACTTTGAGAATTTATATCACCTATGTTATACCTCTAGCAAAATAGTAAAACACTAAAACATATATACTACGGAATTTAGCAAAAGTAtaccactagatcacaaggttaTTGACACTACTAGTTGCAgcacattaatttttgtttttagggTAGatcatattttttgtttttattaaaagaatataaagTGCATGCATGTTTTGTATGTTAACgactatattattaaaaatagttACATTAGATATGTATTGAAACGCCAAAAACTTTGTGATTGATGACTGTGGCTCCttcaaatgggaggtcacaaatttaaatgtttggaaaaatatgaacagatactttattgtaacagagtcagtaaaaGACTTACCATACTATTATTGGTGCAGTTTTGGGAGGAGTGGGTACCAAGCTAGAAGTAGGTGGTGGGGAGGAACGATGATGAAGGCAACAGTTGGTAGAAAGAGCCGCCATTAAttctcttcttttccttctttactTTGATTGATCTCTCAGCTTTTTGCCAATCTTGGTTCTCTCCTATGAAAATATCGAACCAAAAgatacacaaacacacacatatatataggccTGTAATTtgtccaatatatatatttttgaagtgTTATGGTCATACACtcatgtatatatgcaaattgcACCCTAAGACCCTACGTGGCacctaattttaaatttagtattatttgACTTTGATATATGATAGTGAcatttttagttttagttttagtttttaattttgatttattttatttttaattcttgatttgtaaacgttttatttttagttttaaatatttaaaatacttaCCGTTTGAATCGTTAGAGTTTCACTAAATCTTACCCTACTGCATTTAACGGTATTTTTAGCATTTTTAAACTAGAAGTGAAACATTTTTACAAGTTGAAGACTAAAATatgattttccaaaaaaaataatgaaaatactACAATAGTCAAGGGATCCATGGAGTGGATGAAAATTTTatcctacttttttttttttttatgtagatTGAGAATTAACGACttataattttacatatttaaagAGGTTAATAGCTCAGCTTTGTTGACAGTCACAAAGTGTAGGGTTTGATTTTTATCAAAGGAATGGATAGAGATTATACCTTACTAGTATATTTAATTATGCACTTAGTAATTGTACACGGGATTGTTGGATTCACTTCCTAAGCATACACGACTAGCTTTGTCTTTTCCCCGGCCTAGGCCTGGGTGAGAAAGGGGTTCTTCGGTTTAGTTGAACATGTTTTCCACCCGGAATAATTTTCCCCACCTCATTTGATGGGGAAGGTTATTCTGAATTCCGAAACATGGGACCTTATTACTAAAAGAGAAATACGACCTGAACGCATTATATGATCACATCATCTTTGTGCGGTGTCAGGAATTTCAAGACACATGGAACAAACTGGATTGTCGTCATCGTGACTGGTGCGTGGAGGACACGTAGTCGGCTCGTCATGTGTTCCCTCCATACTTCTATATAAAGCGCATTAAATGCTTGAGGGGAGACCTTTTTCATgactttcaaaaatatattaccTAATCTTGGAAACGTCTAACCTTACCTACAACTACCCGTGACCGGTTGCAAACGAGCACAATACATGTATTTGTTACATCAGAAACGATATAGAACTGATTTTGTTGTGGACACTAAGATACAAGTATACTTCCTTGAAAACATTTAAATCGTTGAGTTTACTTCCTTCATCAAATCTTTCAAACAGAAACTGTAAGGACCTTCGAGATTGAGGTgcaatgattttataattttacagaTCTAAAACCTCTATTTTCATCCCCTTTCAAACAGATAGAAAGAGAGGATTTGCATGCGTGAACTACGGTGAATttaatttaagaattttgaaaaatttgttGTTAACGTCAACTATAGCTCATAATTTGGCTAAGTCATTGGTCAGTTTACGTTAGTTGAGAGAAGAAGCCAATTCCATTGGTGGTCCTCCTTGTTTGTATGAAGAAGATACTTGTTTGGGCTTTAACCTTTAGTAGAGAAAGACAATTTTCTTTCCTAACTTGCTGTGCAGTGTGTAATAGAAGAAGATTCTTTCCGTCCATGAGTATTCATTTGAgagttttataaataataacaagGATTAActcgggttcgattcccacaagtgacaatTCTCCTTGGCTAGCTTCTATGTCACTTAGAGCAAACAAAGATTAGTCGGGTAGATTCGGACCGTTAAACGAAAGAAGAGAGACCCGAAAACActtctgacaaaaaaaaaaaaaagaataagttAGTAAGTAATTGTAATCATTAAATACATTACTCATATATTGAATTTGTAAAATTTACACTTGACTCTACAATATATGAAGtggatttgaatttgaaatttaaattttaagttttaaataaaaaatgaatattaactCGATTACAT
This region of Ipomoea triloba cultivar NCNSP0323 chromosome 15, ASM357664v1 genomic DNA includes:
- the LOC116006363 gene encoding uncharacterized protein LOC116006363; this translates as MAALSTNCCLHHRSSPPPTSSLVPTPPKTAPIIVWEQKGRPWQNQLVIGMACVILGGAIVVGDQEIAFAAGETPQLAGKPIKNVQIRWSDKRSCPPWQANSLETIVPENLPRPSSRRRWEIVGYSSRPAPSVKYVNKNIKQCFSL